Proteins encoded by one window of Sardina pilchardus chromosome 7, fSarPil1.1, whole genome shotgun sequence:
- the pdzd4 gene encoding PDZ domain-containing protein 4, whose amino-acid sequence MGCNMCVVDRPEEQYRIMFQAQLEERGQISRSRLIRALRQSHDPLLLQVVRKGHRRRTGMAGGTARVLAIADCMDNSTQTDISFQRILGNGTCAAATNGTPPPPPSPPLPPQMEPYMLNDLCSLEHVYSDPHDYFDVTHHEVDRQDELEYEEVELYKSSQQDKLGLTVCYRTDDEEDQGIYVGEVNPNSIAAKDGRIRQGDRILQINGMDVQNREEAVAILTREDSTNISLLLARPERESDNPEELELELPVGMEVDSLTTSPLSGIYRLRQMGVSTASAATTPLHGAADAIAAAAAGERRAPAAHLAGLCTSQELDSGVGRTDESTRCEESSEHDLLADEQTTSACNTNATNTPASLRKFRPAGLGLGPVHSRGETPSPLHLRELQFGGDGMPGLECGGVGVVGGGGGYMTSPVMMMMPGLTEEECERYQQLLQIKCQYDHGEEKGGQEGGEEGDVMGVSTLDVNCNESLCLSEHEMALLEEELRHLEFKCRNILRAQKMQQLRERCLKAWMMEEEASGCGSPAHTPPPPPLLGPPDAQLSDINELPERERSDKESTSAYNTGGESCRSTPLVSEHLSPPFSEPPLSPLSMHRHRERGRAGANLNCSYSPTSYRKWQASTLGGGGGGGSSSQKYRSLCWESPSRRVPADGGTPTRRAPKVPDRMGGHSAESSPYFARRQHHSSSSSSSKPLERYQSCMQLGANPEGGAALDRTVEGESEAAVGSSGPESGGGGTSGPAPAFIPVSDLPPSPAKLSLNLPLSPASSPRMEWKVKIRSDGTRYVAKRPVRDRLLKARAMQIREERSGMTTDDDAVSEMKMGRYWSKEERKQQLLRAREHRRRREFMMQSRLEYLRERDCATQERETVLTATSQQNSPARSSSYILELSQRKSMKKRNRRILDNWITIQELLTHGSRSSDGQKVYNSLLSVTTV is encoded by the exons CCCACGATCCTCTGCTGCTTCAGGTGGTGCGTAAAGGGCACCGCCGGAGGACGGGCATGGCTGGGGGCACGGCTCGCGTGCTGGCGATCGCCGACTGCATGGACAACAGCACCCAGACGGACATCAGCTTCCAGAGAATTCTGGGAAACGGCACCTGCGCCGCCGCAACCAATGGGACGCCACCGCCCCCTCCATCGCCACCTCTGCCACCACAGATGGAGCCGTACATGTTAAATGACCT CTGTTCTTTGGAGCACGTGTACAGCGACCCCCACGACTACTTCGACGTCACTCATCATGAAGTAGACCGACAAGATGAGCTGGAGTATGAG GAGGTGGAGTTGTATAAGTCCAGTCAGCAGGACAAGCTGGGCCTGACCGTGTGCTACCGTACAGATGACGAGGAGGACCAAGGCATTTATGTGGGAGAG GTAAATCCCAATAGCATCGCAGCAAAGGACGGGAGGATCAGACAGGGTGACAGAATCTTGCAG ataAATGGGATGGATGTTCAGAACAGGGAGGAGGCGGTGGCCATCCTGACCCGAGAGGACAGCACCAATATTTCTCTGCTCCTGGCTCGACCCGAACGAGAG TCTGACAACCctgaggagctggagctggagctgccgGTGGGGATGGAGGTGGACAGCCTGACCACGTCTCCGCTGTCGGGCATCTACCGGCTGCGGCAGATGGGGGTGAGCACGGCCTCTGCGGCCACCACGCCGCTCCACGGGGCCGCCGACGccatcgccgccgccgccgccggcgaGAGACGGGCGCCCGCGGCGCACCTGGCGGGGCTCTGCACCAGCCAGGAGCTGGACAGCGGCGTGGGCCGCACCGACGAGAGCACGCGCTGCGAGGAGTCGTCCGAGCACGACCTGCTGGCCGACGAGCAGACCACCAGCGCCTGCAACACCAACGCCACCAACACGCCCGCCAGCCTGCGCAAGTTCCGGCCCGCCGGACTGGGCCTGGGTCCGGTCCACAGCCGCGGGGAGACCCCGTCCCCCCTGCACCTCCGGGAGCTCCAGTTCGGCGGCGACGGCATGCCGGGGTTGGAGTGTGGCGGGGTGGGCGTCGTGGGCGGTGGCGGGGGTTACATGACGAGcccggtgatgatgatgatgccagGGCTGACTGAGGAAGAGTGCGAGAGGTACCAGCAGCTCCTGCAGATCAAGTGCCAGTACGACC ACGGCGAAGAGAAGGGCGGACaggaagggggggaggagggggacgtGATGGGGGTCTCTACGCTGGACGTGAACTGCAACGAGAGCCTGTGCCTGTCGGAGCACGAGATGgccctgctggaggaggagctgcgTCACCTGGAGTTCAAGTGCCGGAACATTCTGCGGGCGCAGAAGATGCAGCAGCTGCGCGAGCGCTGCCTGAAGGCGtggatgatggaggaggaggcgtcGGGCTGCGGctcgcccgcacacacaccgccgccgccgccgctgctgggGCCGCCCGACGCGCAGCTGTCCGACATCAACGAGCTGCCCGAGCGGGAGCGGTCGGACAAGGAGAGCACCAGCGCCTACAACACGGGCGGCGAGAGCTGCCGCAGCACGCCGCTGGTCAGCGAGCACCTCTCGCCGCCGTTCTCCGAGCCCCCCCTCAGCCCCCTGAGCATGCACCGGCACCGGGAGCGCGGCCGCGCCGGCGCCAACCTCAACTGCTCCTACTCGCCCACCAGCTACAGGAAGTGGCAGGCCTCCACCctcggcggtggtggcggcggcggcagctccAGCCAGAAGTACCGCTCCCTGTGCTGGGAGTCGCCGTCCAGGCGGGTGCCCGCCGACGGGGGCACCCCGACGCGAAGGGCCCCCAAGGTGCCCGACAGGATGGGCGGGCACAGCGCAGAGTCCAGTCCGTACTTTGCCCGTCGccaacaccacagcagcagcagcagcagcagcaagcccCTGGAGCGCTACCAGAGCTGCATGCAATTGGGCGCCAATCCTGAAGGTGGCGCTGCCCTGGACAGGACGGTGGAGGGCGAGAGCGAGGCCGCGGTGGGCAGCAGCGGCCCggagagcggcggcggcggcacctCCGGCCCGGCGCCGGCGTTCATCCCGGTCTCCGACCTGCCGCCCAGCCCGGCCAAGCTGAGCCTGAACCTGCCGCTGTCGCCGGCCTCGTCGCCGCGCATGGAGTGGAAGGTGAAGATCCGCAGCGACGGCACGCGCTACGTGGCCAAGCGGCCCGTGCGCGACCGCCTGCTCAAGGCGCGCGCCATGCAGATCCGCGAGGAGCGCAGCGGCATGACCACGGACGACGACGCCGTCAGCGAGATGAAGATGGGCCGCTACTGGAGCAAGGAGGAGCGCAAGCAGCAGCTGCTCCGCGCCCGCgagcaccgccgccgccgcgagTTCATGATGCAGAGCCGCCTGGAGTACCTGCGCGAGCGCGACTGCGCCACCCAGGAGAGGGAGACGGTATTAACGGCCACGTCCCAGCAGAACTCCCCGGCGCGATCCAGCTCCTACATCCTGGAGCTTAGCCAGCGCAAGAGCATGAAGAAGCGCAACCGACGGATCCTGGACAATTGGATCACCATCCAGGAACTGCTAACCCACGGGAGCCGCTCGTCCGACGGGCAGAAAGTGTATAACTCACTGCTCTCGGTCACCACCGTTTGA
- the LOC134088092 gene encoding IQ motif and SEC7 domain-containing protein 2-like, with the protein MLERKYGGYFLSRRAARTIQTAFRQYRMNKNFERLRSSASESRMTRRIILSNMRQQYSFDERQPQTQMQMQMQAQPGTLDQEGASSPDGQGDRDDYTNMDDSFSKQVKSLADSMDDTLTCQSGRGDSQEEGVSGAEGDDFGECAWSSGGIPSVSRRGVGMGERERPHGGGLSMHEDSTATSYSDVTLYMDDGMPSSPLSIDRAPSSTDTEYWTPGGAGSGNSNSRRSTPCTECRDYRLRGPHLPVLTIEPPSDSSVDMSDRSDRGSLNRQMMYEQEPPGGGGGGGGVGVGVGVGVGVGVGGGVGVGVGIGGSPQGTLKHSPAARAMSSCTAQGQTRTQPPLTPMTPLTPLTPLSTTSSLPPMIIPGVMEQPCCSDGDNDSLNSTTNSNETINCSSGSSSRDSLREPMPPLGKQTYQRESRHSWDSPAFNNDVVQRRQYRIGLNLFNKKPEKGIQYLIEKGFVSDTPVGIARFILERKGLSRQMIGEFLGNRQKQFNKDVLDCVLDEMDFSGMDLDDALRKFQAQIKVQGEAQKVERLVEAFSQRYCVCNPVLVRQFQNPDTIFILAFAIILLNTDMYSPNVKPERKMKLEDFIKNLRGVDNGQDIPRDLLVGIYQRIQKWELRTNDDHVSQVQAVERVVVEKKPVLSLPHRRLVCCCQLYEVPDPNRPQRTGVHQREVFLFNDLLVVTKIFHKKKTLVTYSFRQSFPLVEMQVHMFQNSYYPHGIRLTSAMPGSERKVLIVFTAPSQQDRTRFVSDLRESIAEVQEMEKYRVESELEKQKGGMRPGLMSEGGGGVGGGVGGVGMKGEAVNGTLGRPSLDDTYASTDGLKRTALSSSLRDLSETGKRGRRNSVGSLDSTIEGSIISSPRPHQRLPMSSCYGLDDYRPHRPILSPGVGVGGGPGQQPQQPLSSGGNNNNGAGGLSSSSSGERGAGGSGTGASGGSGGSSSASFLGSLFGSKRAKQPQPPPPLVPPGPHYPAPVPPPTSGGPPPLSPSALGQSDPGGPSKLQALHAQYCHSNSGVVGQPPPPYHHHHRYHVQTVPMASVPSCSAPGMHHSVAHRGSLPRRPPLAPSHAQLQQQYNQQQMAQHAMLQQQQQQQGRYVNMGMGLGMGMGMSCTPPPLSPHSPLSPVSPFPLYHAHGHTHMHAAHTHSHTPLHPTHSVRGPGPGPKMPLTLSHSQPHPHAHSHAGHPHSHGHLAGAGGMGVGGGSGMGVGGVIVGGGGGLSHSPLPSSHHQQHFVFAAPPQAPPSAITARYVPQYPHPSTIPPPPPHSPLPPPSPHTPLTPLSPHPPGAGPGGAGGGMGPGSSSGGGGSNSNSGTVGSSKSKPVNRISTVV; encoded by the exons ATGCTGGAGAGGAAGTATGGCGGCTACTTCCTGAGCAGGCGTGCGGCGCGCACCATCCAGACGGCGTTTCGCCAGTACCGCATGAACAAGAACTTCGAGCGCCTGCGCAGCTCCGCCTCCGAGAGCCGCATGACGCGCCGCATCATCCTCTCCAACATGCGCCAGCAGTACTCCTTCGACGAGCGGCAGCCGCAGAcgcagatgcagatgcagatgcaggCGCAG CCTGGCACGCTCGACCAGGAGGGCGCCTCGTCGCCCGACGGCCAGGGAGACCGAGACGACTACACAAACATGGACGACTCTTTCTCCAAacag GTGAAGTCCCTGGCGGACTCCATGGACGACACGCTCACGTGCCAGTCCGGTCGCGGCGACTCGCAGGAGGAGGGCGTGAGCGGGGCGGAGGGCGACGACTTCGGCGAGTGCGCGTGGAGCAGCGGCGGCATCCCGTCGGTGTCGCGGCGCGGCGTGGGCATGGGCGAGCGGGAGCGGCCGCACGGCGGCGGCCTGAGCATGCACGAGGACAGCACGGCCACGTCCTACAGCGACGTCACGCTCTACATGGACGACGGCATGCCATCCTCGCCGCTCTCCATCGACCGCGCGCCCAGCAGCACCGACACAGAGTACTGGACGCCGGgc GGCGCCGGCAGCGGCAACAGCAACAGCCGACGGAGCACGCCGTGCACCGAGTGCCGCGACTACCGGCTGCGCGGGCCGCACCTGCCCGTGCTGACCATCGAGCCGCCCAGCGACAGCTCGGTGGACATGAGCGACCGCTCCGACCGCGGCTCCCTGAACAGGCAGATGATGTACGAGCAGGAGCCtcctggcggcggcggcgggggagggggagtaggagtgggagtgggagtgggagtgggagtgggagtgggtggaggtgtaggtgtaggtgtagggaTCGGGGGCTCGCCTCAGGGAACGCTCAAGCACAGCCCCGCCGCCCGCGCCATGTCCTCCTGCACGGCGCAGGGTCAGACGCGCACC CAGCCCCCGCTCACCCCGAtgacccccctcacccccctcaccccgctctccaccacctcctccctgcCGCCGATGATCATCCCCGGCGTCATGGAGCAGCCCTGCTGCTCGGACGGCGACAACGACTCGCTCAactccaccaccaactccaaCGAGACCATCAACTGCAGCTCGGGCTCGTCGTCCAGGGACAGCCTGCGGGAGCCCATGCCGCCGCTGGGCAAGCAGACCTACCAGCGGGAGAGCCGCCACAGCTGGGACTCGCCCGCCTTCAACAACGACGTGGTGCAGAGGAGGCAGTACCGCATCGGCCTCAACCTCTTCAACAA GAAGCCGGAGAAGGGCATCCAGTATCTGATCGAGAAGGGCTTTGTGTCGGACACGCCCGTGGGCATTGCCCGATTCATCCTGGAGCGGAAAGGCCTCAGCCGGCAGATGATCGGAGAGTTCCTGGGCAACCGGCAGAAGCAGTTCAACAAGGATGTGCTGGA CTGTGTGCTGGATGAGATGGACTTCTCAGGGATGGATCTGGACGACGCTCTGAGGAAGTTCCAGGCTCAGATCAAAGTCCAGGGGGAGGCCCAGAAGGTGGAGAGACTCGTCGAGGCTTTCAG cCAGCGGTACTGTGTCTGCAACCCAGTGCTGGTGCGACAGTTCCAGAACCCCGACACCATCTTCATTCTGGCGTTTGCCATCATCCTcctcaacacggacatgtacagCCCCAACGTCAAAccggagaggaagatgaagctGGAGGACTTCATCAAGAACTTGCGAG GTGTGGACAACGGTCAGGACATTCCTCGAGATCTGCTCGTTGGGATCTACCAGCGCATCCAAAAATGGGAGCTGCGGACCAACGATGACCACGTGTCTCAAGTGCAGGCTGTGGAGAGGGTGGTCGTGGAGAAGAAGCCT GTGCTGTCGCTGCCACATCGCAGGCTGGTGTGCTGCTGTCAGCTGTACGAGGTTCCTGACCCCAATCGACCCCAGAGGACTGGAGTTCACCAAAGGGAGGTGTTCCTCTTCAATGACCTGCTGGTG GTGACCAAGATCTTCCACAAGAAGAAGACCTTGGTGACGTACAGCTTCAGACAGTCCTTTCCCCTGGTGGAAATGCAGGTTCACATGTTCCAGAACTCCT ATTACCCTCACGGGATTCGCCTGACGTCGGCCATGCCGGGCAGCGAGAGGAAGGTTCTGATCGTGTTCACGGCGCCGAGCCAGCAGGACCGCACGCGCTTCGTGAGCGACCTGCGCGAAAGCATCGCCGAGGTGCAGGAGATGGAGAAGTACCGCGTGGAGT ccgAGCTGGAGAAGCAGAAAGGCGGGATGCGGCCTGGCCTTATGAGCGAAGGAGGTGGTGGCGTGGGAGGAGGAGTCGGCGGCGTGGGGATGAAGGGCGAGGCGGTGAACGGCACTCTGGGAAGGCCGAGCCTGGACGACACGTACGCCAGCACGGACGGGCTGAAGCGCACAGCCCTCAGCTCCTCCTTACGAGACCTCTCAGAGACAG GGAAACGAGGTCGCAGAAACAGCGTTGGCTCCTTGGATAGTACCATTGAA GGCTCGATCATCAGTAGCCCCCGGCCCCATCAGCGCCTGCCCATGTCCAGCTGCTACGGCCTGGACGACTACCGGCCTCACCGCCCCATCCTGAGCCCCGGagtaggggtggggggtgggccgGGGCAACAACCACAACAGCCCCTCTCGTCTgggggcaacaacaacaacggcgCCGGCGGcctgtccagcagcagcagcggcgagCGCGGGGCTGGTGGCTCGGGGACGGGCGCCAGTGGGGGGTCGGGCGGCAGCAGCTCGGCGTCCTTCCTGGGCTCCCTGTTTGGCAGCAAGCGCGCCAAGCAgccgcagccgccgccgcccctGGTCCCGCCTGGGCCGCACTACCCGGCGCCTGTGCCGCCGCCTACCAGCGGGGGGCCTCCGCCGCTCTCGCCGTCCGCCCTCGGCCAGTCGGACCCCGGCGGGCCGTCCAAGCTGCAGGCGCTGCACGCGCAGTACTGCCACAGCAACAGTGGCGTGGTTGGCCAGCCGCCGCcgccctaccaccaccaccaccgctaccACGTGCAGACCGTGCCCATGGCCAGCGTGCCCTCCTGCTCGGCGCCGGGCATGCACCACAGCGTGGCGCACCGCGGTTCCTTGCCCAGGCGGCCGCCGCTCGCGCCAAGCCAcgcgcagctgcagcagcagtacAACCAGCAGCAGATGGCACAGCACGCtatgctccagcagcagcagcagcagcaggggcgcTACGTCAATATGGGCATGGGCCTTGGCATGGGTATGGGCATGAGCTGCACCCCGCCGCCACTTTCGCCACACTCCCCGCTCTCGCCCGTGTCTCCGTTTCCGCTGTACCacgcgcacggacacacacatatgcacgcggCGCATACGCATTCCCACACCCCCCTGCACCCCACGCACTCGGTGCGCGGGCCCGGGCCGGGCCCCAAGATGCCGCTGACGCTGTCGCACTCGCAGCCGCACCCGCACGCCCACTCGCACGCCGGGCACCCGCACAGCCACGGCCACCTAGCGGGCGCGGGCGGCATGGGGGTCGGTGGCGGGTCTGGCATGGGGGTCGGCGGAGTTAtcgtcggcggcggcggtggactGTCCCACAGCCCGCTGCCCAGCtcgcaccaccagcagcactttGTGTTCGCCGCGCCGCCACAGGCGCCGCCGTCGGCCATCACGGCCCGCTACGTGCCCCAGTACCCGCACCCCTCCACCATACCGCCTCCGCCCCCGCACTCGCCGCTTCCGCCGCCCTCGCCGCACACCCCGCTCACGCCACTCTCCCCGCACCCGCCGGGGGCAGGCCctgggggggccggggggggcaTGGGCCCCGGCAGcagcagtgggggtgggggcagcaacagcaacagcggcACGGTGGGCAGCTCCAAGTCCAAGCCCGTCAACCGCATCAGCACGGTGGTGTGA